A single Lemur catta isolate mLemCat1 chromosome 20, mLemCat1.pri, whole genome shotgun sequence DNA region contains:
- the LOC123625332 gene encoding uncharacterized protein LOC123625332: MLGMKSWSSLLQNLRRTVTRWHGVLKSLRNAPPSAGRIMSLAHGVQLLRPVLLPVCHPGPPSRCGADVRVAGRPLTLFPKPGERGREEGAGQRVKRWIGCLQGLRGGPLMDGMGAPHVQAPSLTCGHSSVLTAASGGRRWLCPLLFLLTAWGPVAKEVARGEARGSRGSPTLGPVPGRVLGASSFRSRKIWSLRCPPVWDGPCFPRDAAVG; this comes from the exons ATGCTCGGCATGAAGAGCTGGTCGTCCCTGCTCCAGAATCTCA GGAGGACGGTCACGCGGTGGCATGGGGTGCTCAAGAGCctcaggaatgcgccaccatctGCCGGGCGGATCATGTCCCTGGCCCACGGTGTGCAGTTGTTACGTCCCGTGCTGCTCCCCGTGTGCCACCCCGGCCCCCCGTCCAGGTGTGGAGCGGACGTCCGCGTGGCGGGAAGGCCCCTCACTTTGTTTCCAAAGCCCGGCGagcggggcagggaggagggtgctgGCCAGAGAGTTAAGCGCTGGATTGGCTGCCTGCAGGGGCTCAGAGGGGGGCCCCTCATGGATGGAATGGGGGCTCCCCACGTTCAGGCCCCGTCCCTTACCTGTGGTCACTCCTCGGTCCTCACAGCAGCTTCAGGAGGGAGGCGCTGGCTTTGTCCCCTCTTATTCTTGCTCACTGCTTGGGGCCCCGTGGCTAAGGAGGTGGCGAGAGGAGAGGCCAGGGGGAGCCGGGGCAGTCCTACCCTGGGTCCCGTCCCTGGCCGGGTGCTGGGTGCCTCTTCCTTCCGCTCCAGAAAGATCTGGTCACTCCGGTGCCCACCAGTGTGGGACGGACCCTGTTTCCCACGGGATGCAGCAGTCGGGTGA